The Chloroflexota bacterium genomic sequence GTAGAGTTGCTCGATAGCCGTTTGCGTTTCGGTCATTCCGCCCGATAGATTTGTCATGCATGGCCTGTGCGTATCCCAGCACAGGCCATGCACGGCAACTTGAACCGTCCTACATGCCCGTCGTGTCCATCACCGGGCGCACCTCGATGGAGCCGAAGGCGGCGCCGGGGATCTTGGCCGCCCACTTGATCGCCTCGTCGAGGTCTTTGACGTCCACGACGTAGTATCCGCCCAGCCGCTCCTTCGTCTCGGCGAACGGCCCGTCGGTGGTCGAGATTTTGCCGCCACGCACGCGCACTGTCGTGGCGGTCGTGGACGGCATCAGCGCCTCGCCGCCCTGCATCGCGCCGCTGGCGACGAGCTCTTTGGTGTAGGCGCCGTAGGCGGCCATCATCTTGGCGCCTTCTTCCTGCGTCATTTTTGTGCCGGCGGCTTCGTCGCCGCAGATCAACAACACGTATTTCATGGCGATTCCCCTTCCTTCTCGGTGGAGTATGCAAGCGACCCATTTCGCCTGTCTATATATATGACGCACGACCAGGGGCAAAATCGACAACGCCGCCAAAGAAATCTCGGGCGGCTAGATAATGCGTGAACGCAGAAGAATCGACATGGTGACGGGGTGACAGGATGCCCCAGAGAGTCGCCGGCTATTTTTTCACCTTGTCTCCCGGTCACCTTGTCATGCCTTCATCTCTTCATCTTGTCATCCGGTCATCCTGTTGTGCGATCATCCCGCAAGCGCGGCCTTCAGGTCGGCGACGGTGACGACGGCAACGCCGATGTGCTTGACGACGATGCCCGCCGCGTAGGTGGCGATCTGTGCCGCGTCGAGCGGGTCCACGCCGCAGGCGAGCGCCAGCGTGAGCACGGCGATGACCGTGTCGCCCGCGCCGGTCACGTCGTACACCTCGCTAACGTTGACGGCGGGCACATGCGCGTAGCGGCCATCGCGCGTGCCGATCGACAGCCCCTCGCCGGCGCGGGTGATGACGACGACGCGCGCCGCAAGCTGCCGCAGCAGGCCCTCGCAGGCGGCGCGGAAGTCATCCGCGCTGACCAGCGCGCGGCCCAGCGTCTGCTCGGTCTCCTGCCGGTTGGCGCGCACCAGGTCAAAGCCGGAGAAGCGCATCAGGTCGCCCTGCGAGTCGACCGTGAGCAGGAGCTTGTGCGCTTGCGCAATCTGCACGCACGCGGCGATCACCGCCGGCGTCACCAGCCCGCTGCGGTAGTCCGAGACGAGCAGGGCATCCGCGCCCTCGGCGCACGCTTCGATCCGCTCGATCAACTCGCGCTCCACCGGCGCGTCGAGCAGGTCGCGCCGGATGCGGTCGAGCCGCGCCACCTGCAGCGGCACGGTCGGCATGGCGCCCTCGGCGAGGATGCGCGTCTTGGTCGTCGTCGGGCGCGACGGGTCGGCCACCAGGCCGCCGGTATCGACACCGAGCGTGCGGAAGCGCGCCGTCAACCGGTCGGCGTTGGCGTCCGCGCCGACGACGCCGACCGGCACGGCCAGCGCGCCGAGCGCGGCGAGATTCTGCGCCGGGTTGCCCGCACCGCCCGGCACCGTGAACTCATGGTCGAGCTCGAGCACCGGGATCGGCGCTTCGCGCGAGAGGCGCGTGGCGCGGCCGATCAGGTACTCGTCGAGCGCGAGATCGCCGACGACGAGCACGCGGCACG encodes the following:
- a CDS encoding ribokinase, producing the protein MSSAHLLAALDRFAPCRVLVVGDLALDEYLIGRATRLSREAPIPVLELDHEFTVPGGAGNPAQNLAALGALAVPVGVVGADANADRLTARFRTLGVDTGGLVADPSRPTTTKTRILAEGAMPTVPLQVARLDRIRRDLLDAPVERELIERIEACAEGADALLVSDYRSGLVTPAVIAACVQIAQAHKLLLTVDSQGDLMRFSGFDLVRANRQETEQTLGRALVSADDFRAACEGLLRQLAARVVVITRAGEGLSIGTRDGRYAHVPAVNVSEVYDVTGAGDTVIAVLTLALACGVDPLDAAQIATYAAGIVVKHIGVAVVTVADLKAALAG
- a CDS encoding YciI family protein — its product is MKYVLLICGDEAAGTKMTQEEGAKMMAAYGAYTKELVASGAMQGGEALMPSTTATTVRVRGGKISTTDGPFAETKERLGGYYVVDVKDLDEAIKWAAKIPGAAFGSIEVRPVMDTTGM